One segment of Amycolatopsis alba DSM 44262 DNA contains the following:
- the asnB gene encoding asparagine synthase (glutamine-hydrolyzing), with protein sequence MCGIAGAYFWPDGGPLTDRLTKILAHRGPDGSGRYDHRAGEGEVHLGHRRLSIVDLTETGAQPMVKDGLALTYNGELYNSPELRKELEAAGVRFRGTSDTEVVLEAWRKWGTEGLHRLRGMFAFGVFDERTGALTLVRDQLGIKPLFLVRRGKGVAFASELKALAAELGGSLTVDDTALVASLLYYWVPDGRCAFSEAEKLPPGSWARFRPNGDVERGTFWSLRQVAEDGAAYEGEFDLNAVIEDSTRKHLMADVPVATFLSGGLDSSYLTALAAREQPGISAYTIGFRAEDAKFEAMPDDLMYAKKVAAKFGVDLHEIEIAPQVLDLLPRMTYHLDEPIGDPAAINSYLICTAAREAGVKVMLSGMGADELFAGYRKHLANKIAVQYQRVPGLVRRPVESLVDRLPVATSKRGFRSVRFAKRFLSFAELPEETAFRRSYTMYDQAELAGLLNPDLAGAVDDVITEHADTYHDNTLSDFVNRMCLADSRLFLPGLNLTYTDRSSMAASTEVRTPFVDIEVVKAAFRIPGDKKIVKRQGKMALKEAALSILPAEIVHRPKGLFSAPLRAWMSRDLAPLVREVTNEGELVKAGFLRREALQKLVDEDASGQQDRSKHLWHILTLEYWYRGAVAARTT encoded by the coding sequence ATGTGCGGCATCGCAGGGGCCTACTTCTGGCCGGACGGAGGACCGCTCACCGATCGGCTCACGAAGATCCTCGCCCATCGCGGACCCGACGGTTCGGGCCGGTACGACCACCGGGCAGGCGAGGGTGAAGTCCACTTGGGACACCGTCGGCTGTCGATCGTCGACCTGACCGAGACCGGCGCGCAGCCGATGGTCAAGGACGGGCTCGCGCTGACCTACAACGGCGAGCTGTACAACTCGCCGGAACTGCGCAAGGAACTCGAAGCCGCCGGTGTGCGCTTCCGGGGGACCTCCGACACCGAGGTCGTACTGGAGGCCTGGCGCAAATGGGGCACCGAGGGCCTGCACCGGCTGCGCGGCATGTTCGCGTTCGGCGTCTTCGACGAGCGCACCGGCGCCCTGACCCTGGTGCGGGACCAGCTGGGCATCAAACCGCTCTTCCTGGTGCGCCGCGGCAAGGGCGTCGCGTTCGCGTCCGAGCTGAAGGCGCTCGCCGCCGAACTGGGCGGCTCGCTGACCGTCGACGACACCGCGCTCGTCGCGTCCCTGCTCTACTACTGGGTCCCGGACGGCCGCTGCGCGTTCAGCGAGGCCGAGAAGCTGCCGCCGGGCAGCTGGGCGCGGTTCCGGCCGAACGGCGACGTCGAACGCGGCACCTTCTGGTCGCTGCGCCAGGTGGCCGAAGACGGCGCCGCGTACGAGGGCGAGTTCGACCTCAACGCCGTCATCGAGGACTCCACGCGCAAGCACCTGATGGCCGACGTCCCGGTCGCGACGTTCCTCTCCGGCGGCCTCGACTCCAGCTACCTGACCGCGCTCGCCGCGCGCGAGCAGCCGGGGATCTCCGCGTACACCATCGGTTTCCGGGCCGAGGACGCGAAGTTCGAGGCGATGCCGGACGACCTGATGTACGCGAAGAAGGTCGCCGCGAAGTTCGGTGTCGACCTGCACGAGATCGAGATCGCGCCGCAGGTGCTGGACCTGCTGCCGCGGATGACGTATCACCTCGACGAGCCGATCGGCGACCCGGCGGCGATCAACAGCTACCTGATCTGCACCGCCGCCCGCGAGGCGGGCGTCAAGGTGATGCTCTCGGGCATGGGCGCGGACGAGCTGTTCGCCGGGTACCGCAAGCACCTCGCGAACAAGATCGCCGTGCAGTACCAGCGGGTTCCCGGTCTCGTCCGCCGTCCGGTCGAGTCCCTTGTGGACAGACTGCCGGTGGCGACGTCGAAGCGTGGGTTCCGCTCGGTCCGGTTCGCCAAGCGGTTCCTCTCGTTCGCGGAACTGCCGGAGGAGACCGCGTTCCGGCGCAGCTACACGATGTACGATCAGGCCGAACTCGCCGGGCTGCTGAACCCGGACCTCGCCGGCGCCGTCGACGACGTGATCACCGAGCACGCGGACACCTACCACGACAACACGCTGTCGGACTTCGTGAACCGCATGTGCCTCGCCGATTCCCGGCTCTTCCTGCCGGGGCTCAACCTCACCTACACCGACCGGTCCAGCATGGCGGCCTCCACCGAGGTGCGCACGCCGTTCGTCGACATCGAGGTCGTGAAGGCCGCGTTCCGGATCCCCGGTGACAAGAAGATCGTGAAGCGCCAAGGGAAGATGGCGCTGAAGGAAGCGGCGCTGTCGATCCTCCCCGCCGAGATCGTGCACCGGCCGAAGGGCCTGTTCAGCGCGCCGCTGCGGGCCTGGATGAGCCGCGACCTCGCGCCACTGGTGCGCGAGGTGACGAACGAAGGTGAATTGGTGAAGGCCGGGTTCCTCCGCCGTGAGGCCCTGCAGAAGCTCGTGGACGAAGACGCGTCCGGGCAGCAGGACCGGTCCAAGCACCTCTGGCACATCTTGACCCTCGAGTACTGGTACCGCGGCGCCGTCGCGGCCCGGACCACCTGA
- a CDS encoding O-antigen ligase family protein, with protein MLDPAVRPAPAIRGFPKAAGIAWTLLIINTLGSTGAKTVIPLPRSVSQLITMGSLGAAFVIALALNPRLRIRPSAYLSLLTLLLVLSVVASLNLEGGFGALFRCFRFSLFLSTLWLLTRWWDGGLDLVRQHIRTYGAMLVTVVIGLALSPGNALPFEYGGRLTGTVWPLTPPQVGQYAAIVIGLTVLLWLGGKLDRRHALTVIIPSFGVLLLTHTRTAMLGLVVGTIVALMSQWMSSARARKVFTGLVFGGVFVVVALGGLLQTWFLRGQSEENFSSLTGRAKVWDALLDAPRTTLEYLFGVGLTDKSYDGLPIDSSWLAVYHEQGYVGIVIVGAFLLVLVVVAVLRPPSPARACAIFLITYCLSASYTEAGLGDASPYLLHLALAASLLVRVPAEEPEFLKEPA; from the coding sequence ATGCTCGATCCCGCCGTCCGGCCCGCTCCCGCGATCCGGGGCTTCCCCAAGGCGGCCGGTATCGCCTGGACGCTGCTGATCATCAACACTCTGGGCTCGACAGGGGCGAAGACGGTCATCCCGCTGCCGAGGTCGGTCAGCCAGCTGATCACCATGGGCTCGCTCGGGGCCGCTTTCGTGATCGCGCTGGCCCTGAACCCCAGGCTGCGGATCCGGCCGAGCGCCTACCTGTCCCTGCTCACGCTGTTGCTGGTGCTGAGCGTGGTCGCGAGCCTGAACCTCGAAGGCGGGTTCGGCGCGCTGTTCCGCTGCTTCCGGTTCAGTCTCTTCCTCAGCACCCTGTGGCTGCTGACCCGCTGGTGGGACGGCGGCCTCGACCTCGTCCGCCAGCACATCCGCACCTACGGCGCGATGCTGGTCACGGTGGTGATCGGGCTCGCGCTGAGCCCCGGCAACGCGCTGCCGTTCGAATACGGCGGACGGCTCACCGGGACGGTCTGGCCGCTGACCCCGCCGCAGGTCGGCCAGTACGCGGCCATCGTCATCGGCCTCACGGTCCTGCTGTGGCTCGGGGGGAAGCTGGACCGGCGGCACGCGCTGACCGTCATCATCCCGTCGTTCGGGGTCCTGCTGCTGACCCACACCCGCACCGCGATGCTCGGCCTGGTGGTCGGGACCATCGTGGCGCTGATGTCGCAGTGGATGTCCAGCGCCCGCGCCCGCAAGGTGTTCACCGGCCTGGTCTTCGGCGGCGTGTTCGTCGTGGTGGCGCTGGGCGGGCTGCTGCAGACGTGGTTCCTGCGAGGCCAGTCCGAGGAGAACTTCTCCAGCCTCACCGGCCGCGCGAAGGTGTGGGACGCGCTGCTCGACGCGCCGCGGACGACACTGGAGTACCTGTTCGGCGTCGGCCTGACCGACAAGTCCTACGACGGCCTCCCGATCGACAGCAGCTGGCTCGCGGTGTATCACGAACAGGGGTACGTCGGGATCGTGATCGTGGGGGCGTTCCTGCTCGTGCTGGTCGTGGTCGCGGTGCTGCGCCCGCCGTCGCCGGCGCGGGCCTGCGCGATCTTCCTGATCACCTACTGTCTTTCCGCCTCTTACACCGAGGCCGGTCTCGGCGACGCGTCGCCGTACCTGCTGCACCTGGCCCTGGCCGCGTCGCTGCTCGTGCGTGTGCCCGCCGAAGAACCCGAGTTTCTGAAGGAGCCCGCGTGA
- a CDS encoding heparinase II/III family protein codes for MDPSWYLRRLSRMGPAEVAGRVTDVVRKRQWRGVAGDKPTWLPDRRFASVPGEDVLAAVSGDAVKDLVVTADRLMEGHAEYFGVERDDLVDPDWSYDPKTGRRAPADVYSFDIPYRSEDTVGDIKQIWEPSRHQHLTVLAAAYALTGDDRYAERVAAHLKSWWAANPPLRGVHWVSGIELGIRLLSWVWVRRLLDGWAQAPALFEDNPEALTQIWHHQRWLAAFPSRGSSANNHVIAEDAGQLAAACAFAWFPESDRWRDAALTSLDKMLRHNTFDSGINRELATEYHGLVLELGLAGALEAKAAGVAVPESTWLVLLRMTDALASIVDNRLRPPRQGDADDGFGLIVDGDETSRWASLLNTGSVLFGRLDWWPETRGGDVRTPLFSSLAKDIQVRVQRPVRRRDDFADAGMTILREGDIWARCDGGPHGFLSIAAHAHADALSVEVRHDGVDILADPGTYCYHGEPKWRSYFRSTAAHNTLELSRTDQSVSGGPFLWTKHAVTTVIAAGTPSRWSAEHDGYAPAVHRRSVELEDPVLRILDEVRGGEAQHCRLAFHFGPAVEVSLSGGTATLSWTVDGQVRTASLMLPPELDWSAHRGETGLPMGWYSAGFGRREPAWTLFGGGIAADGATFTTELTFDSGNEDPPL; via the coding sequence ATGGATCCGTCCTGGTACCTGCGAAGACTGTCGCGGATGGGACCGGCCGAGGTCGCGGGCCGCGTCACCGACGTCGTGCGCAAACGCCAGTGGCGCGGGGTCGCGGGGGACAAGCCGACGTGGCTGCCGGACCGCCGGTTCGCGTCGGTGCCCGGTGAAGACGTCCTCGCCGCCGTCTCGGGTGACGCGGTGAAGGATCTGGTCGTCACCGCGGATCGCCTGATGGAGGGGCACGCCGAGTACTTCGGCGTCGAACGGGACGACCTCGTCGACCCGGACTGGTCCTACGACCCGAAGACCGGCCGCCGCGCACCTGCCGATGTGTACTCCTTCGACATCCCGTACCGAAGCGAGGACACCGTCGGCGACATCAAGCAGATCTGGGAGCCGTCGCGGCACCAGCATCTCACCGTGCTGGCCGCCGCGTACGCCCTGACCGGTGACGACCGGTACGCCGAGCGGGTCGCCGCGCATCTGAAGTCGTGGTGGGCGGCCAACCCGCCGCTGCGCGGGGTGCACTGGGTCAGCGGGATCGAACTCGGCATCCGGCTGCTGTCGTGGGTGTGGGTCCGGCGGCTGCTCGACGGCTGGGCGCAGGCCCCGGCGCTGTTCGAGGACAACCCCGAGGCCCTCACGCAGATCTGGCACCACCAGCGCTGGCTGGCTGCCTTCCCGAGCCGGGGATCGTCGGCGAACAACCACGTGATCGCCGAGGACGCCGGGCAGCTCGCCGCCGCCTGCGCGTTCGCCTGGTTCCCCGAATCGGACCGGTGGCGGGACGCGGCGCTGACGTCGCTGGACAAGATGCTGCGCCACAACACCTTCGATTCCGGGATCAACCGTGAACTCGCCACCGAGTACCACGGGCTCGTCCTGGAACTGGGACTCGCCGGGGCGCTGGAGGCGAAGGCCGCCGGGGTCGCGGTGCCCGAGTCGACCTGGCTCGTGCTGCTTCGGATGACCGACGCACTGGCGTCCATTGTGGACAACCGGCTGCGGCCGCCTCGGCAAGGCGACGCGGACGACGGCTTCGGCCTGATCGTGGACGGCGACGAGACCAGTCGCTGGGCGTCGCTGCTCAACACCGGATCCGTCCTTTTCGGACGGTTGGACTGGTGGCCGGAGACGCGGGGCGGAGACGTTCGCACGCCGCTGTTCTCTTCGCTGGCCAAGGACATCCAGGTCCGTGTCCAGCGTCCGGTGCGGCGGCGGGACGACTTCGCCGACGCCGGGATGACCATCCTGCGCGAGGGCGACATCTGGGCTCGCTGCGACGGCGGGCCGCACGGCTTCCTGTCCATCGCCGCCCACGCGCACGCGGACGCGCTCTCGGTGGAGGTCCGGCACGACGGCGTCGACATCCTCGCCGATCCGGGGACCTACTGCTACCACGGTGAACCGAAGTGGCGGTCGTACTTCCGGTCGACGGCCGCGCACAACACGCTCGAACTGTCCCGCACCGACCAGTCCGTCTCCGGTGGCCCGTTCCTGTGGACGAAACACGCCGTCACCACCGTGATCGCGGCGGGAACGCCGTCGCGCTGGAGCGCGGAACACGACGGCTACGCCCCGGCGGTCCACCGTCGTTCGGTCGAGCTGGAGGACCCGGTGCTCCGGATCCTCGACGAGGTTCGCGGCGGCGAGGCACAGCACTGCCGTCTCGCGTTCCACTTCGGCCCGGCCGTCGAGGTCTCGCTCTCCGGAGGGACGGCGACGTTGTCCTGGACGGTCGACGGCCAGGTCCGGACGGCTTCGCTCATGCTGCCGCCGGAGCTGGACTGGTCGGCGCATCGCGGCGAGACTGGCTTGCCGATGGGCTGGTACTCGGCCGGATTCGGCCGTCGCGAGCCCGCGTGGACCTTGTTCGGCGGCGGGATCGCGGCCGACGGCGCCACCTTCACCACCGAGCTCACCTTCGATTCAGGTAACGAGGATCCCCCATTGTGA
- a CDS encoding phosphatase PAP2 family protein, with protein MIAGPPALPPRARIPLWVLGTFGFVVALVLGLRYAGTSHLAGLDALVLPVIDRVEGPLWYVATAVDFAGEPVGAVVVIALFGWLCLRHRRPRIAILMVAASGVTVALTTGLKPLVGRLIHGEFLSYPSGHTAFAVTVATVVALLVIDVRELGPVGSVGVLVGLVAFAGLVMGWAEVALGAHYPTDTFGGFGVAVAVVPVVGWTVDRLTRRPA; from the coding sequence GTGATCGCCGGTCCGCCCGCGCTCCCGCCGCGCGCACGGATTCCGCTCTGGGTTCTGGGGACTTTCGGCTTCGTCGTCGCCCTCGTCCTCGGCCTGCGCTACGCCGGAACCTCCCACCTCGCCGGACTCGACGCCCTCGTGCTCCCCGTCATCGACCGGGTCGAGGGCCCGCTCTGGTACGTGGCCACCGCTGTCGACTTCGCGGGCGAACCGGTGGGCGCGGTCGTGGTCATCGCGCTGTTCGGCTGGCTGTGCCTGCGGCACCGGCGGCCGCGGATCGCGATCCTGATGGTGGCCGCCAGCGGGGTGACGGTGGCGCTGACCACCGGGCTGAAACCCCTGGTCGGCAGGCTGATCCACGGCGAGTTCCTGTCCTACCCCAGTGGGCACACGGCCTTCGCGGTGACCGTGGCGACCGTTGTCGCGCTGCTGGTGATCGACGTGCGGGAGCTCGGACCTGTCGGCAGTGTTGGGGTGCTGGTGGGACTGGTCGCCTTCGCCGGGCTCGTGATGGGGTGGGCCGAGGTGGCGCTGGGGGCGCACTACCCGACGGACACCTTCGGGGGTTTCGGGGTCGCTGTCGCGGTGGTGCCGGTGGTGGGGTGGACGGTGGACCGGCTCACGCGGCGGCCCGCCTGA
- a CDS encoding glycosyltransferase family 4 protein, with product MKVLVIHNRYRSEQPSGENNVVDQETALLAEAGHEVSLFERRSDDIAEMSLPRKAIVPLQVPWNRAVRADLARRLADDRPDVVHIHNTFPLLSPSVLAACADAGVPTVATVHNYTLICPPGTLYRDGQVCTDCVGRSPVPAVRHGCYRGSGLATVPMAASLMLNRARWWSGVSRFFCISKAQREVLIAAGMPADRLGVKYNYVADPGKTRQGTGEHLLFLGRITAEKGIGLLMNAWDLLVAAGGPLPPLVIAGTGPMQDEVARWAEGRDDVRYLGLQSKEECRDLIARSNAVLAPSEWLETFGLVVVEAMAAGVPTVAAAHGAFRELVEDGVTGLLHEPGNPEALAASLREIVGDAERNQEMGWAARLVYEQEFTPKVGLERLIGGYQAAIDAASFA from the coding sequence GTGAAGGTCCTCGTGATCCACAACCGGTACAGATCCGAGCAGCCCAGCGGTGAGAACAACGTCGTCGACCAGGAGACCGCGCTGCTGGCCGAGGCCGGGCACGAGGTCAGCCTGTTCGAGCGCCGCAGTGACGACATCGCGGAGATGTCCTTGCCCCGCAAGGCCATCGTCCCGCTCCAGGTGCCGTGGAACCGGGCCGTGCGCGCGGACCTGGCCCGGCGCCTCGCCGACGACCGGCCGGACGTCGTCCACATCCACAACACGTTCCCGCTGCTTTCGCCGTCGGTGCTGGCGGCGTGTGCCGACGCCGGGGTCCCGACGGTCGCGACCGTGCACAACTACACCTTGATCTGCCCACCCGGCACGCTGTACCGCGACGGTCAGGTGTGCACCGACTGTGTCGGACGGTCGCCGGTGCCCGCCGTGCGGCACGGGTGTTACCGCGGTTCGGGGCTCGCCACCGTGCCGATGGCGGCGAGCCTGATGCTGAACCGCGCCCGCTGGTGGTCCGGGGTGTCGCGGTTCTTCTGTATCTCCAAGGCGCAACGCGAGGTGCTGATCGCCGCTGGGATGCCCGCCGACCGGCTCGGGGTGAAGTACAACTACGTCGCCGACCCCGGCAAAACGCGCCAGGGCACGGGGGAGCACCTGCTGTTCCTCGGCCGGATCACCGCGGAAAAGGGGATCGGGCTGCTGATGAACGCCTGGGACCTGCTGGTCGCGGCGGGCGGCCCGCTGCCGCCGCTGGTGATCGCAGGCACCGGCCCGATGCAGGACGAGGTCGCGCGCTGGGCGGAGGGCCGCGACGACGTCCGCTACCTCGGTCTTCAGTCCAAAGAGGAGTGCCGCGACCTGATCGCCCGCTCGAACGCCGTCCTCGCTCCCTCGGAATGGCTGGAGACCTTCGGCCTGGTCGTGGTCGAGGCGATGGCCGCCGGTGTCCCGACGGTCGCCGCCGCCCACGGCGCCTTCCGCGAACTCGTCGAAGACGGCGTCACCGGCCTGCTGCACGAACCAGGGAACCCGGAGGCCCTGGCGGCCAGTCTGCGGGAGATCGTCGGCGACGCCGAACGGAACCAGGAGATGGGCTGGGCCGCGCGGCTGGTCTACGAGCAGGAGTTCACGCCGAAGGTCGGTCTGGAACGACTCATCGGCGGCTACCAGGCCGCGATCGACGCCGCGTCTTTCGCGTGA
- a CDS encoding bi-domain-containing oxidoreductase — translation MKQVVQNYKSGELALLDVEVPACKPGGVLVRTAYSLISTGTEMMKVSEASLSLVGKAKARPDQVAKVMQSVATNGLGATYRKAMNKLDSYTPLGYSLCGVVEEVGAGIHDVAVGDYVACAGNEHALHAELNWVPKNLYSKVPDGVDPRHAAFGTVGSIAMQGVRQGEPQIGDIALVIGLGLIGQLVVQLLVASGVRVVGVDPDPSRCALAEQLGALKCGDPSSGVIDTAVAEISSGHGVDQVYLAAGGSTNEPVELAAKLARDRGRVIDIGKCSLNLPWNAYYEKELDVRFSRSYGPGRYDPEYELEGRDYPIGQVRWTERRNLECVVDLMGSGRLDVEPLISHVSEFSDAVETYRKLNEGELKAVAVLFEYEKRAAAANEQVTSVSVPKTVTARAMPKSGNVRIGFIGAGNYASSMLLPHLTEMEGVDLTEVVTTSALSGANAKRKFGFARATTDLDTMLDDSSIDAVFIVTRHSSHAELTRRALLAGKAVFVEKPLALSEKELEVVLGAIEESGNDRLQVGFNRRFAPLLNESVLHFGPRIGPASVRYLVNAGQLDAGSWYNQADSEGSRFAGEGGHFIDTVSWLLGADPVSVYATATPGHQDLQILLRYPDGSTASIAYTTSGSSAFPKETIDVTADGKVLKFDDFARASVFGRKKWASSRIPKGRDKGQAAELEAFVNALKTGVAMPVSVESLVSTTLATLAVNRSLETGSPVRINAKEGLG, via the coding sequence GTGAAGCAGGTAGTGCAGAACTACAAGAGCGGGGAGCTGGCGCTCCTCGACGTCGAAGTTCCCGCGTGCAAGCCGGGAGGTGTGCTGGTCCGCACCGCTTATTCGCTGATTTCCACCGGCACCGAGATGATGAAGGTGTCCGAGGCGAGCCTTTCCCTGGTGGGCAAGGCGAAGGCACGGCCGGACCAGGTCGCGAAGGTGATGCAGAGCGTCGCGACCAACGGGCTCGGCGCCACCTACCGCAAGGCGATGAACAAACTCGACTCGTACACGCCGCTGGGGTACTCGCTGTGCGGTGTGGTCGAGGAGGTCGGCGCGGGCATCCACGACGTCGCCGTCGGGGATTACGTGGCGTGCGCCGGGAACGAGCACGCGCTGCACGCGGAACTGAACTGGGTGCCCAAGAACCTGTATTCCAAGGTGCCCGACGGGGTCGATCCCCGGCACGCCGCTTTCGGCACGGTCGGTTCGATCGCGATGCAGGGTGTCCGCCAGGGTGAACCGCAGATCGGCGACATCGCGCTGGTCATCGGCCTCGGCCTGATCGGCCAACTGGTCGTGCAGCTGCTGGTCGCCTCCGGGGTCCGCGTGGTCGGCGTCGACCCGGACCCGTCGCGGTGCGCGCTCGCCGAGCAGCTCGGTGCCCTGAAGTGCGGCGACCCGTCGTCCGGCGTCATCGACACAGCGGTCGCGGAGATCAGCTCCGGGCACGGCGTCGATCAGGTGTACCTCGCCGCGGGCGGCAGCACGAACGAGCCGGTGGAACTGGCCGCGAAGCTGGCCCGCGACCGCGGCCGCGTGATCGACATCGGCAAGTGCTCGCTGAACCTGCCGTGGAACGCCTACTACGAAAAGGAACTCGACGTCCGGTTCTCCCGCTCGTACGGCCCCGGTCGCTACGACCCGGAGTACGAACTCGAGGGCCGCGACTACCCGATCGGCCAGGTCCGCTGGACCGAGCGCCGCAACCTCGAATGCGTCGTCGACCTGATGGGCAGCGGCCGTCTCGACGTCGAGCCGCTGATCTCGCACGTCTCGGAGTTCTCCGACGCCGTCGAGACGTACCGGAAGCTGAACGAGGGCGAGCTCAAGGCCGTCGCGGTGCTGTTCGAGTACGAGAAGCGGGCCGCCGCCGCGAACGAGCAGGTCACCTCGGTTTCCGTGCCGAAGACGGTGACCGCGCGAGCGATGCCGAAGTCCGGCAACGTGCGGATCGGCTTCATCGGTGCCGGCAACTACGCGTCCTCGATGCTCCTGCCGCATCTGACGGAGATGGAGGGCGTCGACCTCACCGAGGTCGTCACCACCTCCGCGCTCTCGGGCGCGAACGCCAAGCGCAAGTTCGGCTTCGCCCGCGCCACCACCGACCTCGATACGATGCTCGACGATTCCTCGATCGACGCCGTGTTCATCGTGACCCGGCACAGCTCGCACGCCGAGCTGACCAGGCGGGCGCTGCTCGCGGGCAAGGCCGTCTTCGTCGAGAAGCCGCTCGCGCTGTCGGAAAAGGAACTCGAGGTCGTGCTCGGCGCGATCGAGGAGTCCGGCAACGACCGGCTGCAGGTCGGGTTCAACCGCCGGTTCGCCCCGCTGCTGAACGAGTCCGTGCTCCACTTCGGCCCGCGGATCGGCCCGGCCTCCGTGCGGTACCTGGTCAACGCCGGTCAGCTCGACGCCGGCAGCTGGTACAACCAGGCCGACAGCGAGGGTTCCCGCTTCGCCGGTGAGGGCGGGCACTTCATCGACACGGTGAGCTGGCTGCTGGGCGCCGACCCGGTCTCGGTGTACGCCACCGCGACGCCGGGGCACCAGGACCTGCAGATCCTGCTGCGCTACCCGGACGGCTCGACCGCGTCGATCGCGTACACCACCAGCGGTTCGTCGGCGTTCCCCAAGGAGACGATCGACGTCACCGCCGACGGCAAGGTGCTGAAGTTCGACGACTTCGCGCGCGCTTCGGTGTTCGGCCGCAAGAAGTGGGCCAGCTCCCGGATCCCCAAGGGCCGGGACAAGGGCCAGGCCGCCGAGCTGGAAGCGTTCGTGAACGCGCTGAAGACCGGGGTCGCGATGCCGGTGTCGGTCGAGTCCCTCGTCTCGACGACGCTGGCCACGCTCGCGGTCAACCGCAGCCTGGAAACCGGGTCCCCGGTGCGGATCAACGCCAAGGAGGGGCTGGGCTGA
- a CDS encoding right-handed parallel beta-helix repeat-containing protein: MTARSHRLRRAALLVLLGPLTLTACTSPAEESGPNPAQAPSGSVAQVCEKVAAGPAEAPAGAVKIDPAVPGDLAAKTRSSPAGTTFWLAPGTHKLGDDRYDQVTPKAGNVYLGGPNAVFDGRKINQYAFSGHAADVKIQYLTVQGFAAPHDEGVVNHDSADGWVVEHSTVQDNDGAALMAGARQQVRGNCLRRNGQYGMNAYAQDNAIKGLVVEGNEISGNNTGDWERKIDGCGCSGGIKFWSVDGADIRGNWVHDNRGVGLWADTNNNDFLIEGNVIENNDGSALMYETSYNAVIRGNTIRRNNWVDGKGYIDRGDSFPVASIYISESGGEPRVKARTDKLEISGNSFENNWNGVTLWENSDRFCNSPANTSSGSCTRLVPEQAKCAQPAIAAGTLNEDCRWKTQRVEIHHNRFVLDPAVANCEESCARMAMLANFGTFPEWSPYKGEVVQQAITFDQDNRLHDNTYSGPWNFVAFEPSRVLGFGEWQGAPYRQDQGSKLTRVGGG; the protein is encoded by the coding sequence GTGACCGCACGATCGCACCGTCTCCGCCGGGCAGCGCTTCTGGTGCTGCTCGGCCCGCTGACGCTCACCGCCTGCACCAGCCCGGCCGAAGAATCCGGACCGAACCCGGCGCAGGCGCCGTCCGGTTCGGTCGCGCAGGTGTGCGAGAAGGTGGCAGCGGGGCCGGCCGAAGCGCCGGCGGGGGCGGTGAAGATCGACCCGGCGGTGCCGGGCGACCTCGCCGCGAAGACGCGGTCGAGCCCGGCCGGGACGACGTTCTGGCTGGCGCCGGGAACGCACAAACTCGGCGACGACCGCTACGACCAGGTCACCCCGAAGGCGGGCAACGTCTATCTCGGCGGGCCGAACGCGGTCTTCGACGGCCGGAAGATCAACCAGTACGCCTTCTCCGGTCACGCCGCCGACGTCAAGATCCAGTACCTGACCGTGCAGGGCTTCGCCGCGCCGCACGACGAAGGCGTCGTCAACCACGATTCGGCCGACGGCTGGGTCGTCGAGCACAGCACCGTCCAGGACAACGACGGCGCGGCGCTGATGGCGGGCGCGCGGCAGCAGGTCCGCGGGAACTGCCTGCGGCGCAACGGGCAGTACGGCATGAACGCCTACGCGCAGGACAACGCGATCAAGGGTCTCGTCGTCGAGGGCAACGAGATCTCCGGCAACAACACCGGCGACTGGGAACGCAAGATCGACGGCTGCGGCTGCTCCGGCGGGATCAAGTTCTGGTCGGTCGACGGCGCCGACATCCGGGGCAACTGGGTGCACGACAACCGCGGCGTCGGGCTGTGGGCCGACACGAACAACAACGACTTCCTCATCGAGGGCAACGTCATCGAGAACAACGACGGCTCCGCCCTGATGTACGAGACGAGCTACAACGCCGTCATCAGGGGAAACACCATCCGCCGGAACAACTGGGTGGACGGCAAGGGCTACATCGACCGCGGCGACAGCTTCCCGGTGGCGTCGATCTACATTTCCGAATCCGGCGGTGAGCCGAGGGTGAAGGCGCGCACGGACAAACTGGAGATCTCCGGCAACTCGTTCGAGAACAACTGGAACGGCGTCACCCTGTGGGAGAACTCCGACCGGTTCTGCAACAGCCCCGCCAACACCTCGTCCGGATCCTGCACACGGCTGGTGCCCGAACAGGCGAAATGCGCGCAGCCCGCGATCGCCGCGGGCACGCTGAACGAGGACTGCCGGTGGAAGACCCAGCGCGTCGAGATCCACCACAACCGGTTCGTGCTCGACCCGGCCGTCGCCAACTGCGAGGAAAGCTGCGCGCGGATGGCGATGCTCGCGAACTTCGGCACCTTCCCGGAGTGGTCGCCGTACAAGGGCGAGGTCGTCCAGCAGGCGATCACCTTCGACCAGGACAACCGGCTCCACGACAACACCTACTCCGGTCCGTGGAACTTCGTGGCTTTCGAGCCGAGCCGGGTGCTGGGCTTCGGCGAATGGCAGGGCGCGCCCTATCGTCAGGATCAAGGCAGCAAACTGACCCGCGTGGGAGGTGGCTGA